A genomic stretch from Setaria viridis chromosome 1, Setaria_viridis_v4.0, whole genome shotgun sequence includes:
- the LOC117853270 gene encoding uncharacterized protein, which translates to MDAYCVEICKLEAHFSGLEFHHVSRDHNVAVDVLSKLGSKRAQVPTGVFVQDLRKPSIKILDPDQAGDVSAHAPTDLKSAEIMMVEAEKDWCTPFIALITDQMALEDKAEHEKLAQRSANYVVIGKELYKKAASTRILMKCILHSEGIKILHEIHLGTCGTHAASGTLVSKAFRSSFYRNTAIANAKELVQQCKGCQFFSKQQHLPA; encoded by the coding sequence ATGGATGCCTACTGTGTAGAAATCTGCAAGCTTGAAGCCCACTTCAGTGGCCTCGAGTTCCATCATGTCTCCAGGGACCACAATGTTGCCGTTGATGTCTTGTCCAAGCTCGGGTCTAAGCGCGCGCAGGTGCCCACCGGCGTATTCGTCCAAGATCTCCGGAAACCTTCTATCAAAATCTTGGATCCCGACCAGGCTGGTGATGTTAGTGCTCATGCTCCGACCGACCTAAAATCTGCTGAAATCATGATGGTTGAGGCAGAAAAAGATTGGTGCACCCCATTCATAGCCTTAATCACTGACCAGATGGCGCTAGAGGATAAGGCAGAACATGAAAAATTAGCTCAGCGTAGTGCAAATTACGTCGTCATTGGCAAAGAACTCTACAAAAAAGCCGCATCCACTAGGATactgatgaagtgcattctacATAGCGAAGGCATCAAAATACTACATGAAATCCACTTGGGGACATGTGGCACCCACGCCGCCTCAGGCACTTTGGTCAGCAAAGCTTTCCGCTCTAGTTTCTACAGGAACACAGCAATAGCTaatgcaaaggagctcgtccaGCAATGCAAAGGATGCCAATTTTTCTCCAAGCAGCAGCATCTTCCGGCTTAG